One part of the Sciurus carolinensis chromosome 4, mSciCar1.2, whole genome shotgun sequence genome encodes these proteins:
- the Mcat gene encoding malonyl-CoA-acyl carrier protein transacylase, mitochondrial, which yields MRAPVARAAWAWSWSASCHRGVSNFPVPPPGAVNVAELLRGATAAEEEPGAATARRAPGQYSVLLFPGQGSQVVGMGRGLLGYPRVRELYDAARHVLGYDLLELSLHGPQEDLDRTVHCQPAVFVASLAAVEKLHHLQPAVIENCVAAAGFSVGEFAALVFAGAMEFSEGLYAVKVRAEAMQEASEAVPSGMLSVLGQPQSKFTAACLEAQKHCKSLGIESPVCEVASYLFPDGRVISGHLEALRFLQKNSSRYHFRRTKMLPVSGGFHTRLMEPAVEPLAQVLKAADVRKPLVSVYSNVSGSRYLNPRHIRQLLGQQVVSPVKWEQTMHAIYERKKGTEFPRTFEVGPGQQLGSILRSCNLQAWKGYSHVDVLWSSEDPDADLDPSESPR from the exons ATGCGCGCCCCGGTCGCGCGGGCCGCTTGGGCCTGGAGCTGGAGCGCTAGTTGCCACCGCGGCGTCTCTAACTTCCCAGTACCTCCGCCCGGCGCGGTGAACGTGGCAGAGCTTCTGCGAGGCGCGACGGCGGCGGAGGAGGAGCCCGGGGCGGCGACAGCGCGGCGGGCGCCCGGCCAGTACTCGGTGTTGCTCTTCCCAGGCCAGGGCAGCCAGGTAGTGGGCATGGGCCGCGGTCTGCTCGGCTACCCGCGCGTCCGCGAGCTCTACGACGCCGCGCGGCACGTGCTGGGCTACGACCTGCTGGAGCTGAGCCTGCACGGGCCGCAGGAGGACCTGGACCGCACGGTGCATTGCCAGCCCGCTGTCTTCGTGGCTTCGCTGGCCGCTGTGGAGAAGCTCCATCACCTGCAGCCTGCG GTTATTGAAAACTGTGTTGCTGCTGCTGGATTCAGTGTGGGAGAATTTGCAGCTCTAGTGTTTGCTGGAGCCATGGAATTTTCTGAAG GTTTGTATGCAGTGAAGGTCCGAGCTGAGGCCATGCAGGAAGCTTCAGAAGCTGTCCCCAGTGGGATGTTATCTGTCCTCGGCCAGCCTCAATCCAAGTTCACCGCTGCCTGTTTGGAAGCCCAGAAGCACTGCAAGTCATTGGGCATAGAGAGTCCCGTGTGCGAGGTGGCCAGCTACCTCTTTCCTGATGGCAGGGTGATTTCAGGACACCTCGAG gCTCTGCGGTTCCTCCAGAAGAATTCCTCCAGGTACCACTTCCGACGCACCAAGATGCTGCCGGTGAGCGGAGGCTTCCACACCCGCCTCATGGAGCCCGCGGTGGAGCCCCTGGCACAGGTTCTAAAGGCAGCGGATGTCAGGAAGCCCCTGGTGTCCGTCTACTCCAACGTCAGTGGGAGCAGATACCTGAACCCCAGGCATATCCGGCAGCTGCTGGGGCAGCAGGTGGTCTCCCCTGTCAAATGGGAGCAGACCATGCACGCCATATACGAGAGGAAGAAGGGCACGGAGTTCCCCAGAACGTTTGAAGTGGGCCCTGGCCAGCAGCTGGGGAGCATCCTGAGGAGCTGTAACCTGCAGGCCTGGAAGGGCTATAGCCATGTGGATGTGCTGTGGTCCAGCGAGGACCCGGACGCGGACCTGGACCCCAGTGAATCTCCACGGTGA